Part of the Nicotiana tabacum cultivar K326 chromosome 20, ASM71507v2, whole genome shotgun sequence genome, ATTTGATACCAATTACTTAGAGTTTAGCTTGTCTTTTAATGCATTTTTAGTTGATTCTTATCAAGTTTGGTTGTTTTGTAGTGCATGAGCTTGAAGACCCAAAAACATGGAAAAGAAGTCAAAAagacacaaaaggacaaaaatGCTACAAGTATGGGACCGTATAAGTCACCTGTGGACCGCATAAGTCAAATGGTGACCGCAAACTGAAGCAGAATTGTTGGCCAAATGAAGAGAAGaatctgcggtccattatgcggtcgcataacattTCTTCAAGACGCATAATGACCGCACAATTCAAGCTGAAGAAGCTTCTCAACATGTCTGCGATGGGAAAATGCTTTCACATAATAGAGTTGCGGACTGCATACCTTATGTACGGTGGAAGCCCGTAATTGACGGTTTACAAGTTTGCGACGGGAATGAAGGTTATGCGGACCATATACATGGTCTACGACCATTATGCGTAGCAAAAGCTATCtacaggggcaattttgtccgatTTTGACCACGACTTTTGGTCCATTATAAAAAGAATAACTAGGGTTTTGTGGGGCATTAAAGTCTGAAAAGGTCCTACATTGAGGTCATTGAATACTCCATTAATTTGGAAACTTGTGAAGAAAAAATCTTGCAtttttgtaagctttatgactttatttattactttgttcttgtattttagcttgagtagctagttttaaatactaaAGTTGTGGATCCTAaatgggtgtaatgttaatgggtgttaacattgaatatatatataatggttggttaaTATTTATTCATTTCTTGTGTTTTATTTatggttggtggttgcaaatattaacctattccattttactctttctttacttggaaaagtgggttagggtttggtagaaatgaatatcaagaactcaagacttaaatattttttacacGTGGGAAAGTTGAAGCTTTCTGAGAATGGAGAACCCCGGACGGCCGTGGAGGCCTAAAAACAAGACAGTCCGCAAAAAGGGCCTTCTGTATAGAAtcacttaggaataagtgggttctacttggcataaattggttgttcttaaattgcaactcttttaaattttgaaaaatcataaagataaaatactaccCAACCATTGGAAAATATTGGATAGTTATTTAGAAaacatttgcatatcaaaggacattctattagaaatatatcatattaataccaatagcattacatttcattgatggggacacaaccttggtttccttaatcaaattattcACATTCTCATAACAAAATTAGTTATCTTTTTAACTCACAACTATATCATTCTCTTGTTACGTTAAAGGAATAGAATTACAATCTAAGTTAAGTTTCACTCTACCCAAGTAATGTGTTCACACCTATTGCCTGTGGGATTctaccccaaccttgttgggttattatatttgacaccgaccaccttacactatttaattaaagtgtaatatgagcgtatcaaattttggcgtcgttgccggggaatacggttttgaaattactaattagtgtgtgctttactttacgGCTTCTTCTATTACATCACACTTTGCTTGTTTTGCTTGGTGTTGATAGGAaaacatggccgaatatgaagaagaggaaaatcctTTTGTGGACATAAATGAgtacattgaggatacaaatgTTATTGTACCTCCAAGAATTGATGCTACCACTTTCAAGGTGGAACACGATTTAATCCTAATGCTCAAAGCAGAGGGATTTTTCAGAAATTCCAACAATGATGATCCAACACAACATCTCAAAAACTTCTTGTGTGTGTATGTGATGCACAAGAAGAACAACGTCTCAGATGATGCCCTAAGATTGAGGGTGTTCAAGTATTTACTGACTGGAGAGGCGAGGAAATGGATTCAAAATTTACCGCCAAAGTCCATTCATTCTTGGCCTGAACTTGTCTGAGCATTCCTAGCTAAATGGTTCCCACAAAGCAAAAAATCTGAGCTTCGGGATAAAATCTTATTTTTCAAGCAATTACCGGGAGAACATTTACATGAGGCATGAGATCGATTCAAGTTATACTTGGTGAGGTCGTCGAATCAAGGTTTTCCGGATTCTATCTTATTGGAGTAATTCTACATGGGTTTGGATGCTATGAACCAATCTATAGCCAAGAATGCAGCTGATAGATCTCTCATGGATAAAACATTTGCAAGGATCACACAAATCCTTGACAAAATGGTAAAACGTAACCAAGTTTGGCACTCAGAGGACACCACAGGTGGAATTGCATATGGTAATCCTTCCTTGACCAACATGATTAAGAAGAACAAAGAAAGAGATCAAGTAATCGTGGGACTTGCCACCAACGTCAATGTGTTGACAAAGATGTTCACTAAAAGCCAAACAAAAAAGGTGAATGTGGTGGAGGATGTTCAACCCACATCAAATGAAGATTATGAGGAAGTGAATTACATCAACAACTCTCAATGAGGTTATCAAAGGCAACAATACCAAGGTTCAGGACAACAAAAGCAATGGAGGCCTAACCCGCAAGGGCAAGGCAACCAACAGTAGAGAAATGACCAAGGTActtcaaatcaaggaaattggagtaacaacaacaacaacaacttttcaaatcggagttcaaaccctTATGTGCCACCTAAGGGCAATATTCAAATCAAGGTTCTTCAAGCAATTCCAAGTTGGAAACACATGCTTGAACgagtattgcaaaatcaagaTAGGTCTGACACTTCAATGAGGAATATGATCGAGCCTGTCGGTTCTCATACCGTATCCATTAAATAGTTGGAGATGAAAATGAGAGATCTCTCAAGAGAGCAAAATCCGAAGCAAAAGGGCACACTTCCAAGTGACACAATTGCAAACCCAAAAGGTAATGGGAGTGGTCCAACTTCTCATTGCATGGCAATTACAACTCGGAGTGGGAACGTACTTCAAGGAGAGAGTGAACAAGTGGTCGAAGTGGAAGATTCCGAACAAGAAGTTGAGGCACAAGTTGAATTGCCAATTGTTGTTGAAGCTAAAAATGTCCCAAAAgatttgaaaattaaagaagacaaCCGGAAGGGGTTAAGGAAAAGGTGCAAGAGACACCAAAAACTCTACCACCAATTCCTAGACCTCCTCATCCTTTCCATCAAAGACTTGCTAGGAGggttgatgatagcaaactcAAGAAGTTCTATGATATTCTCAAGCAATTATCGGTAAATATTTCCTTTGTGAaagcatttcaagagatgccGGGTTTTGCTAAGTATTTGAAAGACTGATCAACAAGAAGAAAACCACCAAGAATGAAGTGGTTAATGTGACTCACCGAGTTAGTTCCATCATTGAAACAACCACCGCTCAAAAGAAACAAGACCCCGGAGCTTTCaccattccatgcactattggggcgTGCGATTTGCAAGAGCTATTTGTGATAATGGGGCTAGCATTAATTTAATGCCTCTTGCTATTTACAAGAAAACGGGGTCATGTATGCCGAGGCCTAAAGGTATGAGGTTGCAAATTGCCGATTGTTCAATAAAGAGACTGGTGGGAATTGTTGATGATATGCTTGTGAAAGTGGGTAAGTTCCTTCTCCCCGTCgactttgtgatccttgattgtgtggttgacaaagagatccctatcatcttGGGGAGACCATTTCTTGCTACTGGAAGAGCACTTATGGATTCGGAACGGAATGAGATCATGTTCCGAGTTAATGACGAAGAGGTTACACTCCAAGCGAGCAAGGGTATAAAGGTGACACATGGATATGAAAGCATCTCGGTCATTGATGTGGTTAATGAGGTAGAAGAAGCAATTGAGATGAATATGGAATAACAATGCCTTGGTAAGGCGTTGGCAgctattttggtaaattttgatgGTAAAGACATGGAGGGGTACATGGAATCGGTGAATGCACTAGAAGGACTTGGGTCATACACTTATGCTCCAAAGAAACTCTCTTGACTTAGATAATAGAGTTACTCCTTCCGCCAAGCCTTCAATTATTGAGCCGCTGCAACTTGAGCTTAAACCACTTCCACTgcacttgaggtataaatttATTGTCTCTAATGACACTCTACTGGTAATCGTTTTttctttgttgaatgatgtgTTTGTAGAACAATTGTTGAATGTCTTGAGGGAGCACAGgcaagctattgggtggacaatAGCGGACATCCGAGGGATTCCTGCCGGAATTTGTGAACATAAGATACAATTGGAGCAAGAGAGTAAACCAAGTGTGGAGCATCAACGAAGGTTAAACCCttccatgcaagaggtggtaaaTAAAGAAATCATCACTGGTTAGATGTGGGGGTAGTCTACCCCATTGCCGATAGCTCTTGCGTAagtccggtgcaatgtgtgctgaGGAAAGGAGGCATGATCGTGATTGAAAATGACAGAAATGAGCTCATCCCAACGAGAACAGTGATCGGATGGAGAGTTTTCATGGACTACTAGAAGCTAAACAGTGCTACGTGCAATGACCATTTCcttatgccttttattgatcaaatgcttgatcggctagcAGGAAGGTCATTCTATTtcttcttggatggatattcagATATAACCAAATCAATATCGCAttggaagatcaagagaagacGACATTCACATGCCCATATGGGACTTTTGCTTTTAGCCGTATGCCATTTGGGCTATACAACGCTCTGGCTActttccaaagg contains:
- the LOC142174408 gene encoding uncharacterized protein LOC142174408, yielding MHYWGVRFARAICDNGASINLMPLAIYKKTGSCMPRPKGMRLQIADCSIKRLVGIVDDMLVKVGKFLLPVDFVILDCVVDKEIPIILGRPFLATGRALMDSERNEIMFRVNDEEVTLQASKGIKVTHGYESISVIDVVNEVEEAIEMNME